A single window of Clostridia bacterium DNA harbors:
- a CDS encoding M1 family aminopeptidase: MQKARRPLGRALLALFVVLAGFTLALHIRAAEKTRIQVDDYVIDATLQPATHRLTARARVKFTALDDISVATFELHNALRPTRVLDAEGHTLSAERVTQDSTVRVALPAGMSKGQTTTLTFDYEGVLLHAEDSPVQGLKLASVGDPISYLLYAGRWFPMVGYGTNRFTSVINITVPVGYTVVGSGKESTGAAALPVSSTAAVAEEASQDRNAPPVLARRAGQKAPAAKAPAKTKARTPKSAARSKASAKPAEPVRRPNANERTFTFTWDRPSFPGTIIAGKFEDTPINQGGLNVHVYFLPEHKNIAAEYGETAAKEFGYFTTLYGVPMSTTLKVVELPDDTVPSAWAPEIAAIASRALGNRLNYRLLANTVAHQWWGVSVSPATRNDWWLADGTARYSETRYIDQAAGQAGAEEAVKDMAVGALAYETVPLSQVGTLDPFDPVFQSLVTDKGGMVFHMLRWVLGDTAYDKTMRSFAQQFAGKPASVEDFRQIAEQASGEQLTWFFSQWLDSTGAPEFKNKYTIYRVPKGFRVVGEISQDLDLFRMPVELKIDTDGQTETKRIEVVGTNSSYAVETFGKPRRITIDPNSRVLKNSPDLRLRTAIMRGQQLIQQGNLAESLREFQKALEVNKNSSLAHYRIAEVFYMQRNYQAAANSYRESLNGDGEPRWTEVWSHIQLGKIFDVTGQRERAVNEYRQALQTNDDTQGALEEARKYMQAPFQRETNKDASGS, translated from the coding sequence ATGCAAAAAGCACGGCGACCCTTGGGGCGTGCTCTTCTAGCACTCTTTGTCGTTCTGGCTGGCTTCACCCTGGCGCTGCATATTCGCGCCGCGGAGAAAACCCGCATACAGGTAGATGACTACGTTATCGACGCGACGCTTCAGCCCGCAACGCACCGGCTCACGGCGCGCGCCCGCGTGAAGTTCACCGCCCTGGACGACATCAGCGTAGCCACGTTCGAACTGCACAACGCGCTGCGTCCTACGCGCGTGCTTGACGCCGAAGGCCATACGCTCTCGGCTGAGCGCGTTACGCAGGACTCGACCGTGCGCGTTGCTTTGCCCGCCGGCATGAGCAAAGGCCAGACGACGACGCTTACCTTCGACTACGAAGGCGTACTGCTGCACGCCGAAGACAGCCCCGTGCAGGGATTGAAGCTCGCCTCAGTGGGCGACCCCATCAGCTATCTGCTCTATGCCGGTCGTTGGTTCCCCATGGTCGGCTACGGCACCAATCGCTTTACCTCCGTAATCAACATCACGGTGCCCGTGGGATATACCGTCGTGGGTAGCGGAAAAGAAAGTACGGGCGCGGCGGCGTTGCCCGTCTCCAGCACAGCGGCCGTAGCTGAAGAAGCTTCGCAAGACCGCAATGCCCCGCCTGTCCTGGCACGCCGTGCCGGACAGAAGGCGCCTGCCGCCAAGGCTCCAGCGAAGACCAAGGCGCGCACGCCAAAGTCTGCCGCACGCAGCAAGGCTTCGGCAAAACCGGCTGAGCCAGTTCGTCGTCCAAATGCGAACGAGCGCACCTTCACTTTCACGTGGGATCGTCCGAGCTTCCCTGGAACCATCATCGCCGGCAAGTTCGAGGACACTCCGATCAACCAGGGTGGATTAAACGTCCACGTCTATTTCCTGCCGGAACACAAGAACATCGCCGCCGAGTACGGCGAGACCGCAGCGAAAGAGTTCGGCTACTTCACCACTCTCTACGGCGTGCCGATGTCCACCACGCTCAAAGTCGTGGAACTGCCGGACGACACAGTTCCCAGCGCCTGGGCGCCCGAGATTGCCGCCATCGCCTCACGCGCCTTGGGCAACAGGCTCAACTATCGCCTGCTCGCCAACACCGTCGCGCACCAGTGGTGGGGAGTCAGCGTTAGTCCGGCCACGCGCAACGACTGGTGGCTGGCTGATGGCACGGCCCGTTATTCCGAGACACGTTACATAGATCAGGCGGCGGGACAGGCTGGCGCTGAAGAAGCCGTGAAGGACATGGCCGTCGGCGCACTCGCTTATGAAACCGTGCCGCTGTCGCAGGTCGGCACGCTCGATCCGTTCGACCCCGTCTTCCAGTCGCTCGTCACCGACAAAGGCGGCATGGTGTTCCACATGCTTCGCTGGGTTCTGGGCGATACCGCGTACGACAAGACCATGCGTTCTTTCGCCCAGCAATTCGCGGGCAAGCCCGCAAGCGTAGAGGATTTTCGGCAGATTGCCGAGCAGGCGTCCGGCGAACAACTAACTTGGTTCTTCTCGCAGTGGCTGGACTCAACGGGCGCGCCTGAGTTCAAGAACAAGTACACGATCTATCGCGTTCCGAAGGGCTTCCGCGTGGTTGGGGAGATATCGCAGGACCTCGACCTGTTCCGTATGCCCGTGGAACTGAAGATCGACACAGACGGACAGACCGAGACCAAGCGCATCGAAGTCGTCGGCACGAATTCCAGCTACGCGGTCGAAACCTTTGGCAAGCCGCGGCGCATCACCATCGATCCCAACAGCCGCGTGCTCAAGAACTCGCCCGACCTGCGCTTGCGGACGGCCATCATGCGCGGACAGCAACTCATACAACAGGGCAACCTGGCGGAATCTCTTCGCGAATTCCAGAAGGCTCTCGAGGTCAACAAGAACAGTTCGCTCGCACACTATCGCATCGCGGAGGTCTTCTACATGCAGCGCAATTATCAGGCTGCGGCGAACTCCTATCGCGAATCGCTCAACGGCGATGGCGAACCACGCTGGACAGAAGTGTGGAGCCACATCCAACTAGGCAAGATTTTCGACGTTACCGGACAGCGTGAACGCGCAGTGAACGAATATCGCCAAGCCTTGCAGACGAACGACGACACGCAGGGTGCATTGGAAGAAGCACGCAAATATATGCAGGCTCCCTTCCAGCGCGAGACAAACAAAGACGCCAGCGGCAGCTAG